In Calothrix sp. PCC 7507, one DNA window encodes the following:
- a CDS encoding IctB family putative bicarbonate transporter — MNLVWQKFTLSNFPIQEYLATSYLHRYAAGLLRSWRQSSVLMQWGDPIAAVLLSLVYGLAPFVSTTLMGLLLAACVAFWLLLTLSDETTPRTSLVTPIHLLVLLYWGIAVVATALSPVKKAALNDLGTLTLYLLLFALCARVLRSPRLRSWIIAIYLHASLITSVYGLRQWFFGATALATWVDPESPLSKTTRVYSYLGNPNLLAGYLLPAVVFSLVAIFAWQGWSKKALALTMFIVNTSCLILTFSRGGWIGLLAAILIVMALLIYWWSVQMPPFWRTWSLPIIFGGLIGALLLAVIFVEPVRLRVVSIFADRRDSSNNFRRHVWDAVFEMIRDRPIIGIGPGHNSFNKVYPLYQHPRYTALSAYSVLLEVTVETGFIGLGCFLWLIIVSLNAGYLQLRRLRESTNVQGFWLIGAIASMVGMLAHGAVDTVWFRPEVNSLWWLMVALIASYWLPLTQDRTPEINSPNQEPAAN, encoded by the coding sequence ATGAATTTAGTCTGGCAAAAATTCACTTTATCTAATTTCCCGATTCAAGAATATCTTGCTACCAGCTACCTGCACCGTTATGCAGCGGGGCTATTGCGTTCCTGGCGGCAAAGTAGTGTCTTAATGCAGTGGGGGGACCCGATAGCGGCTGTCTTGCTCAGTCTGGTGTATGGTCTTGCACCGTTTGTCTCCACTACCCTCATGGGTTTGCTACTGGCTGCTTGTGTGGCGTTTTGGCTACTGCTAACTTTATCGGATGAAACAACACCTAGAACCTCATTGGTTACTCCCATTCACCTGCTGGTGTTGCTCTACTGGGGAATTGCTGTAGTAGCCACGGCATTATCGCCAGTAAAAAAGGCGGCGTTGAATGATTTAGGAACTTTGACGCTCTATTTGTTGCTGTTTGCTCTTTGTGCAAGGGTCTTGAGGTCGCCCCGCTTGCGGTCTTGGATTATTGCCATTTACCTACACGCATCACTAATTACTAGTGTGTATGGGTTGCGCCAATGGTTTTTTGGTGCGACGGCGCTAGCAACTTGGGTTGATCCTGAATCGCCTTTGTCAAAGACTACAAGGGTTTATAGTTATTTGGGCAATCCTAATTTGTTGGCTGGGTATCTTTTGCCGGCTGTAGTTTTTAGTTTGGTAGCAATTTTTGCGTGGCAAGGCTGGAGCAAAAAAGCCCTAGCATTAACCATGTTTATTGTCAATACATCTTGTCTGATCTTAACTTTTAGTCGTGGTGGCTGGATTGGACTATTAGCAGCTATTTTAATCGTAATGGCATTGCTAATTTATTGGTGGAGTGTACAGATGCCTCCTTTTTGGCGCACTTGGTCGCTACCAATTATCTTTGGAGGTTTGATTGGGGCATTGCTGCTGGCGGTAATATTTGTTGAGCCTGTACGGTTGCGCGTTGTGAGTATTTTTGCAGATCGCCGAGATAGCAGTAATAATTTTCGACGCCATGTTTGGGATGCTGTCTTTGAGATGATACGCGATCGCCCAATTATTGGCATTGGTCCTGGTCACAACTCGTTCAATAAAGTCTATCCTCTCTACCAACACCCTCGCTATACGGCTTTGAGTGCCTATTCAGTTTTGCTAGAAGTGACTGTAGAAACTGGCTTTATTGGTTTAGGCTGTTTCTTGTGGCTAATCATTGTGAGTTTGAATGCAGGATATCTCCAACTGCGGCGATTGCGAGAGTCGACCAATGTACAGGGGTTTTGGTTGATTGGGGCGATCGCTTCTATGGTAGGTATGCTGGCTCATGGTGCTGTTGATACCGTCTGGTTTCGTCCTGAAGTCAATAGCCTTTGGTGGCTAATGGTTGCTTTGATTGCTAGTTACTGGTTACCTTTAACCCAAGACCGCACTCCAGAAATTAATTCACCCAACCAAGAACCTGCTGCAAATTAG